Part of the Nodosilinea sp. PGN35 genome is shown below.
AGTTCGGCCAGCACCTGCTGGGCCAGCTGGGCCGCGAACATCCCCCCTGACCGCAGCAGATGGCTGTAGTAGCTAAACTGCGTCTGCCCGGCTTCGTTGCAGTGGAAGCAGTGCACCTGCTCGGGCGTCAGGCCATAGACCGGCGTGTTGGCGGGCACCACCACCCGAGGAATGCCGTGGACGCCGTAGCGCCGGTTGCCCTCGCCTTCCAGGGTGCCCACCAGCACCACCCCCAGCAGAGTGCGGGTCTCCTGCACCAGATCGGGGGTAAACAGCGGATCGGGCTCGCTAGATAGCCGGGGCCCGCTGTTAAAAAACAGGGGGTTGAACAGCTGCGAGTTGTACACCAGACCCACGGCCCAGTGGCGGCTGTCGTTGTCAAAGCTGACAAATTGCCCAAAGCCGCAGTCTTCAGGTGTTGGTGGCGAGCAGACATCCTGGGCATCGTCAACCTGCACTACGTAGTCGCAGTGGGAGTTGGACTTCACCACTTTGCCAATGCGGCAGGGGGGCAGGGCCGTAGCGAACAGATCCATAGGGCGCTCTGGGATGGAACATGGGTACTTATTGTAAAGCGTTCCGCCGCTGGTGAGCACCGTGGCTTCGACTCCGCTCAGCCGCCCGGAGGATTTCTATAGGCCAAAGTCTTCGTCGAAATCGCTGCGGGTCATGGGCTGAGTCACCTCGAGCCCCTCTCCGCCCAGCACCGTTAAGGGTTTGCCGTCCACCGAAATCCACACCGGGGCGGCGGGGTCAAAGGCGGTGGCGGTGTAGATTACCTGGCCCAGACGGCCCATCATGGCGGCGCTGCCGCCGCCGGTTTCAAAGTCGCTCGACAGATCGACGTGTACCCCGTCAGCCTCCACGGAGGCATCGAGCAGCTGAGTTTGTTCGGGAATGGTGGTGAATGCCTGCTGACTGGGATCGCCCGACTTGGAGAGCAGATTGCTAAAAGCGGCTGCGATCTGCTCGCTAGGGGAGGCGTCAGCGGCGACGGTAATCGCCTGGGGCACCAGCACAAAGCCTGTGCCTTCGTCCTTCAGCCAGTAGACCTGGCCGGTAATTTCGGCTGGGGCGGGCTGGCTGACCGGGTCTTTGGGAGCGGTGTCTTCAACCTTGGGCGGCTCGGCGGGGGTGACCTCCGGCACCGTCATGATGGGGTTGGGGTCGATGTCGAGGCTGGGGAACTCCGCCACCGGGGGCGTGGGGTTGAGGGCACGCCAGGTAAACCACGCCACAGACCCGCCCGAGGCCACTACCAGAGTGGTTAACCCGGCTAAAACGCCGAGGGGGATACGCCTGAGCTTGCTTTTGAGATCCATGGGGGGAGTCCAAACGGGGTCACAACCTTAGCCTAGGATAGTCCAACCGGCCCTAGGGCGCGGGTGGGACAGCTTCTTGAGCTGGCTGTCGAATCAAGAGCGGAGAGGAAGGCTCTATTCTGGCAAAGATGGCAATGTCTAGCTCATTGTCTCGGACTTTAAAGTTGATTACGCGGGCCACTACGCCCAAGGGCTCCAGCCGCCGCAGGGTGAGCTGCTCTTGGGCTCCCTGCACGAAGGATTCGAGCAGCTGGGGTGGGGTCTCTTCACCATCGACGGTAATTTGGGGATCGACGAGGGCAAAGCGATGGCCGTTGAGAATGGTCAGCCCCAGGTCAACTACGATCGCAGTCGTCTCCTGGGTCACCCGATCCTGGAGGTCAACCACGATGCGAAAGCGATCGCCCTCGAGAAACTCCAGGGAGGGGTTGGCCAGCCCGTAGCGGTTTTGCTCGCGCTGGCCCGCCGCCCCAGGCAGGCTAAATTGCAGGGTGTCGAGCCAGTCCTGCACCAGGGCTGACTGAAAGAAGGCGTTTAGATCGGTGTCGTTGAGGCGCAGACGCAGGGCCGCC
Proteins encoded:
- a CDS encoding GerMN domain-containing protein — protein: MDLKSKLRRIPLGVLAGLTTLVVASGGSVAWFTWRALNPTPPVAEFPSLDIDPNPIMTVPEVTPAEPPKVEDTAPKDPVSQPAPAEITGQVYWLKDEGTGFVLVPQAITVAADASPSEQIAAAFSNLLSKSGDPSQQAFTTIPEQTQLLDASVEADGVHVDLSSDFETGGGSAAMMGRLGQVIYTATAFDPAAPVWISVDGKPLTVLGGEGLEVTQPMTRSDFDEDFGL
- a CDS encoding DUF2993 domain-containing protein, whose translation is MELITILLSTLLGVLGSGGVVVDTLAAAALRDQLAGAETLQVRVDNVPNYQLISGRIERAYIAARGVETRQIPGLRIDSIDIETDAVDVDLARLQQGALVLDEPAQAALRLRLNDTDLNAFFQSALVQDWLDTLQFSLPGAAGQREQNRYGLANPSLEFLEGDRFRIVVDLQDRVTQETTAIVVDLGLTILNGHRFALVDPQITVDGEETPPQLLESFVQGAQEQLTLRRLEPLGVVARVINFKVRDNELDIAIFARIEPSSPLLIRQPAQEAVPPAP